Genomic window (Drosophila ananassae strain 14024-0371.13 chromosome 3L, ASM1763931v2, whole genome shotgun sequence):
GGTGGAAGTGGCAGCGGAAGATAAACCAGCTCGGTGTCCTCATTTTGTCATTAAGCCcgctttttacactttttattgttgttattatttgacaTGGCATTACTGGATGGCTATCCCCCTCTGTTTACATTATTTTTCACTTCCCTTTTCAATTTgcgcaattaattaaaatgcatgAGCCAGCTGGAATATTATTTACCTCCCCAAGCATCGAACACTGAACATTTTGTGTTCAATTGTTAATCCGGAATTCAATTGTAAACACATTCATTATTTAAAGAAATGAAGTAGtagcaggagctggagcttTTATGCCTTTCATCAACAATATAATACGTTGTGATTGCTTTTTAATTGCAAATTCATGTTCGCCGCGGGTGAGGAGATTCTTTAAAGTGTCGTTATGGCACTCGCTTTAAGCCAGATTGGCCCGAGGAGGATCCATCAAGTGGCCCAGAAGAGTCAATCGAATTTATGGCTTTTGACTTTCGCTGACAGGCAGCAAAGCCAAATCATTAGACGTGACCTGAGGAGTCTGGCTAAGTGACACATTGATAAATGACAAAAATACAAGTATTTCTATCTATCTGCCTCACTGCCGAAGGACATTTTGTGGTTGAAGTCGTATCCCTTTGCTTTCTGTAATTTAAATTGGTTGTGGTCTGGCCTTAAGCCATCTGTCGCCTTGGTTAATGGCCTTTGCCTTGCCGGGGACTTCAATTAAAAAACCTAAGAAAATCCTCAACAAAAAAGAACGCTTCTCTTATCTATGAACTTTGAACTTTTGCTGACTCTGCTTGCTCCTGCTGGTGCTTCAGATGGCACTACTGTGACCTCGATGCTCTGATTGAAACACTTCTATAATGCAATTTTTTCCCTTCGAGTCGCTTTCTTTTATTCATTCTGTCTCCGAATGCAATTTGCATGGCTATGGTTTGGAGGTTGCCTCTGAATTATTTAGGCATTTCGAAGTGATTAATCGAAGTGCTTTCGGTGGAAATCTAGAGTGCGTGCCGCGCcgactgtctgtctgtcgcaatcaagtatacgccccGTTGGAGGCATGTATTTGGCGCGTAATGCCCGTGTGATGTGGCGCTTTTTTTCGTGGGCCCTACAATTACAGTAATTGGCCTGTCCCGTGGTTAACACCTCTTTATGGCCGACCCGAGAGTAGGGGCCTCTGGGGGGTAAGTAACCCAATTTTTTTCGGGGGCTACCAGCAAGGGTGCGAAAAACAGAAGTAACACAAGCATTCCTAATTACAATCTATGTCAAGGAAATCAATAAAGGTTTACTATTACTCATAGGTAATTTCCTTTAACTCTTGTAACAAGGTGGTCTGAAATAAAAGCcctaaacttttttaatattttcctaCTTTTATAGAACCGATTCTTTAACCATTAAGGAAGTACtttgattctattttgggttCCCGCATGAAggttaattttaaaacaagcCCCGACACCAGCACTCCCTGTCTGTCTGCTTGTTCCACAGCTCATTAGGTTTATCGATTGCCCAGATCCCCTATATCCTTGAAGGCAGACAGACACAACAATCGTTAGGGGGGTATGTTGCCTAAATGTATGCAAACATTTGCATTAACACTCGACACATGAACAGTATGTACGTATTCCTTGGAGCAAGCCAAACCCAACTCAACTTGGGGAACGTTGAACTGGCAAACAAATCAATTTGGCtgcataaaatttaaatattttgaaagaGCTTTTGTTTCATTGTCCAGACAGTTTTCGGGCTTTGTTTCGTCGCTGAAATGAAGCTGCTATGCTGCTTTGGTGCTCTTGGCCCATTTGCATAGCCAACGAAATATCTTTATTCATTTTGGTGAGCCAAGCGaatagaaattggaaatccgGTGACCTTTGCCCGCTGCTTCTGCGGAAGTCCAAAGACGTCACAGTTCATGAACTCTTTTTTGGCTAAAACCTCGCCACCTCTTGCCACTttcactgccactgccactgccatttCATTTTATGATTTCTGCTCAAAGTTTATGTCCTGGCTTTATGTGCAGCATAATAAACTTGATGTCTGAATCGCTTAAATTGACTGAAGGTCGTATTTTAATGGGCTTGTATCTTGATTGCACACCCCCCAGAAAATCCCCAGAATACGAAAGAAATATGATGGGATCAAATGTTCCTACATCCCGCCCCCGAACCTCTAATGCTGCACATTTCAATGGCTCGGAAATGGGAAACGGGAATTGGGCACGGGAATGTGTCTTTGATGTGCTCCGAGCAGCTGCTCAGTGGAGCAGACCTAAGTTGCATTCGCATCTGCCCCCAATTAGCCTTACAAATATGCCTTTTGGGGCAACCCCAACATATTGCCATTTCCCACGCGATCGAGCCATTCAGGAGTTCCACGAGGTAGGCCATTCTTGCTTTTGAATTTCAAAGGGTACATCCATCCTGCAGCATTCTGTGGCATGTTCGCATATTGtaatttttccccttttttctTTTGCAAAAATAGTATGAAATATTTACGGTGGGTTGTAAAAAGAACTCTACTTTTTGtgaatttttaaaatgattGAAAGCGAAAGGCGGCTATGGTAGCTACTGGATGTTGTAAAAAATCTCATAAATAGTGGAGGTCGCTTAAAAAACAAGCTGTCTtaaaaagctacaacatttttGCCTCATTCTTTGGGAAAATTTAAGAGTTACTTTCCTACTTTGTAGGATGAAACTTAAAGGCTTAAAGTTTCTGAGAAAATAGTTGCCTTAAGACTGCTAGAAAAACtgcatttattattatagACAACTAATTATAGATAATATATTACTTCTACTcgttatttcaatttattaaattggCATGACACTACGCCcctaattaataatttatttttgacagTATTCGTAAATATTTGACtaatataaacattttttttttcaccctGCCAGGGTAGAGAACTGCTCCGTAGCTGCCTCAACTTGTTGATTAATGGTTATTTTTCCAGCTATTTTTGCAAGCATTGCGTGAGCTGCTTCGATTCGAGTGAAAGTTGGCACGCGCCACCGGAATGCGGAGAAAGTGAGAGTGATAAGGCGAGGGGGACAGGGCGATGGTGGAGGAACAGGAGTAACAGACAGTGGCACGCCTTGGCTGTCGGCCAAATGCGCAACAGTTTAAAAAGTAGGCGTCACCACGACAAGGGCACGACATGTcaggacacaaaaaaaaaaaaaaagagtaaaataAAAGACAGCAAGGAAGTCTGGCAGACAAACCACAGGACAAACTGTTGCTTGCTTCCCCTTCGGCTTTAGCATATTTAATCGTGCGGAAGCAATCGATGGCCGTTAAATAGCGGCAATTTGCCCCTAATGACGTCATTACATGCAACAAGCAAACAGCCGCAGGACATTCCACCAAAGGCCGATGAAGACGGAGGAGCAGGGCATTAGCCCTAACCATAGCCACTCCGTTCATAAATCAATTCTCTAAACTTGGCCGAAACCGCACGCGACCTTTTGTGAACTGgctctgaaaaaaaaagagcaaagTTGAGTGTAGAGGCTGAGGGAATTTATCACTTGGGCAGCTTAATGGCTCTTGGCCCAAACAAAGGCGAATTACAAAGCGTTTAGCATGTTGTTTTTCCCACCTCTCTGCACTCTTTTTAACATTTCTCTTGATCCCTCTTTTGTGGTTCAAAGAATAAAAGGAAAAGCAAATTAAATGAAACGTTGATGGCCGGCCGAAGGTGAAGTTTTCTTTACAAGAGTGGTCTTTGATGAACTATGGCGAAAATTGAGTTCTAAGTGAGTAAAAAGGGGGCTTATGGGGCTAAGAAATATGTTAACTAGACAGATACATAGTTCAGGGAGAGAGATATGACCTTAAAGCTTAGTCCAACAAGGCTTATGAATCACACTGTTGGTTTTAAGCCTCTCTACTGATTAAtggatttaatttattgagcttTTATCGCGGTTTTTATAATGTGTCACCATTAATAAACACCATCTATTAGtggatttaaatttaattaaaaagaaaattaattgcattgaaataatttatgttGAACTCGTCTTGAAAATGTTAATGAAAACCAAATAATTTCGCacatttaaatcatttattaGGAGTTctgtgaaaaattttcaattagcTTTCGTGACTTTCACCTTTGGCCTCAATTGGCTTTTGTTTACCCAACCCTGCTCCCCCCTTAGCCAGGCCAGGCAGCCACGATTCCTTGGCCAAATGTATGCAAATAGAAATGTCGCAcatatttcataattttcatATTCTTCGCTCCGAAAAGCAATTTGCATTTAggttttttgttgttcttgctgctgctggtggaaCGAAATTGGTTGCCATTTCTGTTTATCATATATGAAAAATTTAGCTTCTAAAGTGTGAgcgactgtgtgtgtgtttacaTATATGAAATTGGAATTATGGTACAAATTAGCTTATTTGACATTTCAATGTGCAAATATTTGGAAAAGTGGCGAACGAGTGGCGGGCGACGACTCCTGTTCGAAAGCTTCGCAAAAGTGAGGTGGAAAAAAGTCGCTACGCATTTTCCGCTTGTCCTTAATGTTCGATTTTGATTGCAGTAAGTCAGTCAGGACTGAGGGAGGGAGCTTTAAGGACCTGCGGTTGTGAAGGCAGAGGCACTTGAGTGGCTGGGAATGTCGCCGGAGCGGGTATTTCATTTATCTGCAGCTGTCAGTTAATTTCCGTTCAAGTAGCCATTAAAACAATCATGACGCCGCTTAGGCTACGCTTACATACACACTCACAAAAGCACTCACAAaagcactcacacacacacacacacacactgacagGGAGTGAGGGAAATAAAGGAGCTTGAGATACGCCATTTTTATGGGATGCCATTAACAGCTTGTTGTCGCAGCAgccatttaataataataaaatggtAAAAATCCAAGAGAAATAACTCAATTACACGGCCAGCCAGACGGATCCGGGCGGACTTGTCAACACTCTGGCCACGCCCCTTTATGGTTCCACCGCCTCTATCCCTTGTCTAATTATAGACTCCTCCGGCTTCATTTGCCAGCTCCTCCCGTTTGATTATTAATATTGAATCCAATTAATCTTCTCCCCATTTGGCTAGGACGGACGCCCAACATGTGGCGCATGTCAAGTTATCATAAATGATTTCGACTTGCGGAAAGTTTGTCGTAAAAACTTTCTCCAACTTGCATTCCCCCTCAAAGTCCTCCTCGTCGTCTTGCCAAGTCAGTTTGTTGGCAAAACTCTCTGATGGTTGAATTGCCGCAAATTTTCAGTGACAACAAACTACAACCAGCCAGTTAGTCAGTCAGGCAGCCAACTTGGTCGTCTGGCAGAGTTTCTAATCCCTATTAGGCCCTGCCTGATTAGGTGGAGTATTAACTTGGCTAATTACAGAATTGGTTTTCTTGTGTCTGTTGAGTAACTGGATTAACTCTATGCTAATtgagtttattttaaaataattaatattttaagtctCGGTTTATGGGATTATAAATGTGGcttgatttaatattttatattttaatatttgacGGATTTCTAacacttcttttattttaattttctatttctattaaacactctattttttaaacttcTGTAACTTTAATCACTTGTTACCGTTTAAAACTCTACACTCTCTACACTAAACTCTActctttaatttaaaaaaactaagtttttgtttcaattttcaatgtAACGGCTTGAAATTAAATCGCGGTTGAAGCGTATTGGCGGCAGGATTCGGTACGCTCGCTTCGGCACAAGGATAAGGACTAATCGTCGGGCCCAAGGACCTAACTCGGCAAAAGGAAGTGGCGCAGGCTCGCAGTGCGAAACGGAAATGCGAAAACTCACCACTGTGGTGAAATGAAATGGCGCCAAACAGCTGAGGAATGCCGGTAAAGAGTTCGAGGactttgtttacattttcTCCGACCGGGAGAAAGAGGGACAGAACGAAAGAGAGAGCAGGAGAGCCCAAAGCTTACAGAGAGCAAAAAGCATCAAGTGACATTCTGTTAATTAAAAGCTTTCCATTAACAGAAAACTCGTAAGGACTCAACAGAAATTCAAATCCTAGCTGTTAGCCAGAACACTGCATAAATTAAACGCCAACATGTGAaccaaaaattcaattaaaacttTGTATTGACAAATTAGTATGCGGAATGCTGGAGGAGCACTTTTGGCAGGAGAAACAAATAGACGACAGCTTAGCCAATCAGTGGAAAGGATAGTGGGTGGGGGAAAGAGAGGTTCTACAAGGATATAAGGCATTTCAAGGCCAGGTAAGTGGCACAACCCTACCTGTTGGCTGCCTTATAAATCCTAGTCCCCAGGACCTCGAGCAATTTAGCCTTTGCGGCCAGGACCTTGCCTTGCTCCTGGTCCGGGAACACGACCGGGCATCAATCATTCTCGATGGCAACCATTTCATTTTGTGGGCGAGTCAATCTTTGGAGCTCCGCCACCTCAACCAATTACCTAACCGCAGATGAAAAGCATGGGAAAGTGTTACTTATATTTGGGACAGGATGGTGCTGCTGGGTGGCAACCTTTGTCTGTTTGCGCCGCAGATAAGACTTGCCACAAACATTCCGGCCGTAAGTTATGCAGAGCGACGCACTCGAGCCTAACCCAACTGGAAATGGATCCGAATCCGGAGGAGCTGGTGCCGagttcataaaatatttatttatgcggATGCTGCGGCCTGAGCCAGATCTGGGGGACCCAGAGACTGATTGAAATGGCTCGGGGTAGCGCATGAACGAGTTCATTTGTGTGTCAGGACCTCGTCTGTCTTCTCATTTGTTAAACGTTTTGTGCGGCTTACGACGTCGTCATAggtacacacatacatatgccTATATATCCTCCATGTATCGTCCTGGATTTTCTCAATAATCAATCATAATGAATGGGCAGCAGGCAGGTGAGTCAGGTGGATGGGGAGATGGTGGTGCAGGTGCAGGTAGGAGTAAAGTGGCAGGAAGATTGCCACACTCTCGCACATGGAACGGAGCACATAGGTAACCCTTTAAGTTTGACTTTGACGCTCGGCAAGATTGAGGAAGTGCAAAGTTTTTGCCTTTCCTTAAACTTTGCCAAGTTCTACCCAACTCACCTTCtgacatatatatttattgcggttgcctttgttttttAGCTATTAAAAGGGTCTAGAAACTTTCAACAAACTCATAAATGCATTGAACCTGAATTTCAAAAGAACAGCTTAAActtgtgtattattttgtTGGATATTTTTGACAAGCGAGGCTTCGATCTACCTTGTAGGAATTGGAGAGTCTGTTATGGGATCTAGAGACCGTTATAGGGTCTTCTCTTGAAAGAAAATGCCTTTAATAACTTGGTTTTACAGCAGCCTTCTCATTTTATTAGATAAAAAGGAACAAAAGTCTGTTAAATGGACTCTCTATGCAGGACATCTGTTCTCAGGGCTCGCAGCGTCGGCATACGAACATGCCACACACCACGCCCAAACCAAAGGCAATAATGTGGATCATTGCAAGTtactgaaaaataataaagagtCACTAAAGAAATTGCTCTAATATTCAACGGATTAAGTAACTTACTCTGTTCTTGGCAAGCAAATAACCGCAAATTCCACCAACAATAAATGTTATGAACCTCTGCATGTccctttaaaaatttttaagtcCGAGAACGGAAAATTTTGACGTTGTTCCGAGAAGAAAGTAGATTATGGAATGATGAATCTATTTCGTACTCTCCATAGCCATAAACAGCATGCCTACTTGGATTTGAGGTTTCTActtgaattttatttcatttgtaCTTGCTTCTTTTCCATCTTTTCTTCTATTCGTTGTGTGTGGCAATTAAATAGCCCACGATTATGCCAACAATGAGGGTCAGAAGCCAGTCCGTGTCTTTCTTTTCAGGAAACATGATCGGAGGAGTGTATTATTGAAGGACTTCGGACTATTTATCCGGACTGCGTCAGtgttaaaaaacaaaaccgaTTTGTAACTTTTttgtaaacaaaataaacaggCTTACTAGATTTCCTATTTTTGTcatgaaatttttatttagtgCCCAATGTCCAGACCTCTATGAGGAATCTCCCTAAAATACCAACTTCTTCGCTATAAAAACTAGTTTCTTCCTTTCAGAAAGGACTATACTATTTTAAAGTgttttgaagaaaaaaagaagatatattttaagcACTTTTCagtgtttatttattcatgtCAACTTTAGAAATTTTTCCAATTAAGCTCGGTCAATAAACGGCTCAGGTCAACATTTTCGGCAACTCAGCATTCCAACTATTACACCCAAGGCGAAGGAGATTACGGGAGTCATTTTTCTTCCTGCTGCTTGATCCTGTTGATCCTGACTGACTTGCGTTGTTGGAGTCTGGACTTGATAGGCTTAGGAGAGTGTGAGATAAACAGATGTTGACCCTCGCCaagcaaaataaattttaaaaatattttccaagtgCACTTCGATCCATCTATTTCGGGATTGTTTAGGTATTCTTGGCTAATAAGTATCCAACCAAAATTCCAACTACAAACGTTATGACCCAGTCCAAATCCATTTCGTATAAGTTGAGAGTAAAACTTGTAGCTCCAAGAAAATTGTATAGATGTGACTTGGGAAAGATATATTTGTGAATGATTGCGAAGTACAAGCCTACTTTGGAATATCTAATTTGAATTTCTGTTACCAGTTGCCAGCTCAGTTTAACATTTTCGGCAAGACATCATTCCAATGATTATCCCCAAGGCAAAGGAGATTACGTGAGTCATTTTGCTTTCTGGATTCTGAACCTGAAGATTTATATTATGGCGGAAAATGTCCAGAATATGATATGCCCTGGAGAATGGGAGCAATATCCAGATGTTGACCTTAACCAAGCAAGTGAATTTTGAACAATATTTTCAAGGGGCTCTTTGGTCCATTCCAAGTTGGATTATGCGTGTTTGGCTATTATGTATCCCACCAACAAGCCAACTAAGAAGGTTATCAGAAAGTCCACATCCATTTTCGTGTATAAGAAGTACAATACTTATAGGCTCCAGCAAGAGAATGTTATCTCTTGGAGCTTGGGAAATAAAATAGTTAATTGGTTGGCAAGTCAGGGCACAAAGCCTACTTAAATATATGCATTGAATTGTTTACCTTATCGTTTTACTTATGGTGTTTGCCGAATAAAAATCCAACCAGACAGCCCACAACAAAAGTCAGTGCGAAAAAGTTGTCCATTCTATGGTGGTGGGGGAtgtatttttgaaatttttgtataacTTTCCCTAATAAGTAGCCAAAAATGAAGTGTTAggtttgaaaatttaaattaaatatgctttagaatttttaaaaagacATTTTAGTCAAGGAAAGGTGATAAATCTCAAATACAAGCATGTCCATAAGAATAGATGACTGCTTGCCCAAAAAAGTAGgcaatgaatttttttttgaacgctgaacaatttttgaaatattagaAATCTTCTTGTGGAAAAATTTGGGTctcaattttcattttaaaatagTGTTTGGGTTTTACGTCAGATACTTGACTCATTGCCTATGACAATGTTGTAGCTCCTCTCACTACTCTAAATTTTTCATTCGGCTAACAACATATTttggatatatttttgttgtaaaattaaaattttttgtcggGACTCTCGATCGTTAAGTCCGAATTTGAATTCCATTAAACATTACCCCTAAAGATGTGCGATGAGCCGCCGAGGTGCCCTCCAACGCCGCGATGCTGCCCGCCGCCCCCGCCCCCTTGCAAGCCGCCGCCGACTTTGTGGCAGAAGCTTAACTGCGTTCCCTGTAAccggttcttcttcttccttgtTGGAGCCGGGATCGGACTCTATTGGGACAAGCTGAAGAAGGACGCGGAGAAGGCCCGCGAAGAGGCTAACAAGTCGCccaaggagaaggagaaggacCGCAAGGAAAAGGAGAAGaagcagaaggagaaggagaaagCAGAGAAGGACAAGGCCGACAAGGagaaaaaagagaaagagaagaaggaaaaggagaaaaaggataaagaaaagaaggaggCAGCCGGCAAGAAGGACGGAAAGgacgaaaagaaaaaataaggtCGTCCTCCCCCCCAAAAGCAACTAAGATCGAGATGATGAGCTCCAATTCGCCGTAAAAAAATGCCATGATAATGTAACAATTATTGTCCCTCCGACATGCAAAATTATCAGttaaatttatcaaaaatCATATAGTGCAGTAGTACCATGTTTAGGAAAGTACAAAATACCCAATTCCTAGTGTTTTCCTACCCGCAGTTCCCCAAGGACACGATGGCCCGGAAAAGTTATATATTACACGGAGTTTGACGCTGCGTGAACTAAGCGCGAAACTAGGATATTCAAGGATTATTTACCAAGGCTCTtcaaatttcttttttaaattgcCAGTGAGCGAGCAAAAATACAGAATATAATATTCatacaaatatttatacaaatCTTTGTGTAAATTAAATACTCGTTTCTTGGTACTGAGTTGATCCAAGTACTAACATCACTTTTGAAGCACTtgacaaatatttaataaaaaaaaatattatacaccCTTACAATAAAACCTTTTTTCTAGGGAACAAATACAGTCCCCTTTTCTCTCAGAGCAATCAATAAAAGTATCTTATTACGTTTTAATACCCGGTACGATAAAAGgtatattatttttgagaATATGAGAAGAGCTCTAGAGTCCCATTTttataacatatatattttttatattttaaattcacttttattttgctttttttagtttacattttttttattccggTTAACAATCGATTGAAAAAATCAGTGTACTTTTTGCTTCTTGATCTAAAAAACTAATTCCAAACAGGTGGGTAGGCGGcttgccccaaaaaaaaacgcTCCAATTGACAGCGGAAATCatctaaaattttataaaatgatCGAGAGAAATGTTGTCGTCGACTTGAGGCACTCATAGAGAATACATCAATCGAATAAGTCCGTCCGAGGCGCGATAATTGTTCGATTGATAAATTACTCCATTGATGATTTTATCTACTGGAAAATTTGGAATCCATTAAATTCTTCGGTGGACAAAGTCATCTACCAGCCGATTTAATTTGGTTAGATAGATAGACCGGCGACTATGCCGGAAAATAGGCACGACTCTTGCACTTGCAACTTGCTCGACTGATGCATTATTAAATGGATCAGAATATGTTGATGTGATGTAAAGAGTGACTTAAAATCGTGatagttatttatttggttATTGCATCTGATCGGTTGGACATATCTTGGATCCATATCTTGGCTGAGTTTTGATACTCCGGCCGCGAACTCTGCCAATCTACTTCTTATCCTTCGAGCCCTTTTTCTTCGAATCGCCTTTGCTGTCCTTTTTGCTATTCTTGTTGTTTACAAAGAACACCCCAATTCCCACTCCGATGACGAAGAACAGGACCCGATTGCACGGCGTACAATTGAATCGGGATAGTAGGGATGGCAGCGGGTGGCACACCCGCCGGACCTCAGCGCGTTTGCAACAGGGCATGATTGTATCCAAGGATGCGCTTCTCGTTCTTCAGAACTCGGCTTTGCCACGAATTTAAAACGAAATTTTGATTTCCTAACTAGGctgagttaaaaaaaaagagaaggaCGGAGAATTTTAGACAAGCCGAACGATGATAGATCTGGTTGAAAGCTGAATGTATACTGAGGTATGTCATTGTCGGAGTTGACAGCTGGTTGATATTCCTTGCTTGCCTACTAAGATGTTTCCTATTTGATCTAAGACTAAATATACTCTAATCAATgaaaggtttaaaatattatgaaaTATATGCTATGCGCACCTTAAGCTCAGGAGGAACTAATGATTGTCCTATTTTTTCTTGTCCTTGCCCTTCTTGGCATCCTCGGTCTCTTTTGGGAAGGTCTTGGCAAACCAGAGTCCGACAATGATTCCGGCAAAAACCGAGGATATCCGTTCGCACATTAAATGCATGGCGCTGCGGCTGTTACTACCTCAGGAAGTATTACCTCGATGGAACCCCGATGGAACAAACCAATTTTGAATATGAAActattttggaatttttatttgaagtCTGGCAGTCGACTGTGGCGTCCTGAACTGAAAACCGAATGGAATAAATGAATTGTGCCCGGGCAGCCTAACATCGCATGCTTTTTACACAAATTTCAAAGCCAGCTCTGTGGCAATTTCAGAAAGCCATTCAGACTGTCGCCACCCAAGGCGGGTGCACTTAATTAACTGAAAGATTACAAAGACCAATTTAATTAGCGGGAATTACCACGCTGTGTATCCGTCggctgtgaaaaaaaaaaaatatacagaaTTAAAGCACACTTTTACCACCTACGGCTGGCACCACCACTTTGCCTTTGCCCCGAAATCGTGAATACACATTTGTGGAAACAACAAAGGCACCACATGTTGCAAGTAACATGATTTTAGGGAAAATGTGAAAACAGTGAGGGGTCCTCAAGTAAAATTCGAATCACTGGCATATTATATAATATCATTTGACTTTATTTAGTGCCTCAATGTCTCGTCATTCTTCAGAACTGATTCCATCAGGTGAGTAGATTTTATAAACAGTTCagaataaaagaaaaacacatCTTCTTCGGATCCGTGGGCCTCTTCGAGGGATTCTTCATTTGTAGGTAGGCTCTATCTACTTTCGTTCTCCGAGATTGGAATTTTGGGAGTGCCTACTGGAAGatttggctaaaaataaaaatttgtcgATCAGCCAAATTGCTGCCACACATACGTATCTTTCTTGTTAGCTAAAATGAGCAATGTCCCATTTGCAGGATCTTAGAGGATTACTCAGTTTAgcctattttgttttttgtttggttttctgTTCCGCCTTCTTGCCTTTCTCGTTTGCTTTGTCCTTGGCAGCCTTGGCAGCAGCTTCCGCGTCAGGAAGTTCACAAGGATAGGTTTTTGCATACCACGCTCCGACCAGTACCCCGGCCGCTAGTGCTGATACGCGATCGCAAAGGTTTcgcatttttattaaatagaaaatagaCTAAACTGGTAAGTGAACTGAAAA
Coding sequences:
- the LOC116654729 gene encoding protein PXR1 — translated: MCDEPPRCPPTPRCCPPPPPPCKPPPTLWQKLNCVPCNRFFFFLVGAGIGLYWDKLKKDAEKAREEANKSPKEKEKDRKEKEKKQKEKEKAEKDKADKEKKEKEKKEKEKKDKEKKEAAGKKDGKDEKKK
- the LOC6502535 gene encoding uncharacterized protein LOC6502535, whose protein sequence is MHLMCERISSVFAGIIVGLWFAKTFPKETEDAKKGKDKKK
- the LOC123256969 gene encoding uncharacterized protein LOC123256969, whose translation is MPCCKRAEVRRVCHPLPSLLSRFNCTPCNRVLFFVIGVGIGVFFVNNKNSKKDSKGDSKKKGSKDKK